Within the Trueperaceae bacterium genome, the region AACGAGACCAAGGTCGCGGCGCTGGCCGCCCGCCACGGGCTGAGCCGCTGGAGCACCGACCTGGAGGCCTGCCTGGCCGAGCCCGAGCTCACCCTCTACTTCGACGCCCAGGTCACCAACCTGCGGGTCGAGAGCGTGAAGCGCGCCATCGCCGCCGGCAAGGACGTCTACTGCGAGAAACCCACGGCCGAGTCGCTCGGCGAGGCGCTGGAACTCGCCCGGCTGGCCCGCGCCGCCGGCGTCAGGAACGGCGTGGTGCAGGACAAGCTGTTCCTGCCGGGCTTCATGAAGCTCAAGCGCCTGATCGACTCGGGCTTCTTCGGGCGCATCCTCTCGGTGCGCGGCGAGTTCGGCTACTGGGTCTTCGAGGGCGACTGGCAGGAGGCGCAGCGCCCCTCCTGGAACTACCGCAAGGAGGACGGCGGCGGCATCATCGTCGACATGCTGTGCCACTGGCGTTACCTCCTCGACGGCCTCTTCGGCGGCGTCAACGCCGTGAGCTGCCTGGGCGCCATCCACGTCCCCGAGCGCCACGACGAGCGCGGCAAGCCGTACGCCGTCACGGCCGACGACGCCGCCTACGCCACCTTCGAGCTGCAGGGCGGCGTGATCGCGCAGATCAACTCGTCGTGGGCCACCCGCGTCTACCGCGACGAGCTGTTCGTGCTGCAGGTCGACGGCACCGAGGGCAGCGCCGTGGCGGGCCTGCGCGAGTGCAAGGCGCAGCACCGCGTCAACACCCCCAAGCCCGTGTGGAACCCCGACGTGCCCAACCCGCACGACTTCCGGGCCCAGTGGCAGGACGTGCCCGACAACGCGGTCTTCGAGAACGCGTTCAAGGTTCAGTGGGAGATGTTCCTGAAGCACCTCGTGACGGGCGCCCCCTTCAAGTGGGACCTGCTCGAGGCCGCCAAGGGCGTGCAGCTCGCCGAGCTGGGCCTCGAGTCGTGGGAACAGCGCCGCTGGCTGACCGTGCCGGAGCTCGTGCTGTGAGGGTCCGGCTCCCGCGCGCGGACGGAACGTTCTACGAGCACGAGCTTGGGGGCGGCGTCGGCTTCGCGCCGCCCGAGGGCGGCTTCACGTCGCGCGTGGCGTACGCGGCCGCGCACGTGGTGGCCGACCCGTTCGCCGACAACACCCCCGGCCAACGCGCCGCCATCGACTGGGACGCCACCCTCTCCTACCGCCGCCACCTGTGGCGCCACGGCTTCGGGGTGGCCGAGGCCATGGACACGGCCCAGCGCGGCATGGGACTCGACTGGGAGGGCGCCAAGGAGCTCATCCGCCGCGCCACGGCCGAGGCGAAGGTCGCGGGCGGCCTCATCGCCTGCGGCGCGGGCACCGACCACCTGACCCCGGGCCCGGGCGTGGGCCTCGACGACGTCATCGCCGCCTACGAGGAGCAGTGCGAGTTCGTCGAGGCGCAGGGGTCGCGCGTCATCCTGATGGCCAGCCGCGCGCTGGCGGCCTGCGCCGAGGGCCCGGACGACTACACGCGCGTCTACGACCGCGTCCTGTCGCAGGTGGCCGAGCCCGTGATAATCCACTGGCTGGGCGACATGTTCGATCCCGCACTAGCGGGCTACTGGGGTTCTCGCGACCTGGACGCCGCCAGCGAGACGTGCCTCGCCGTCCTGGCCGCGAACGCCGCCAAGGTGGACGGCATCAAGGTGTCGCTCCTGGACGAGCGGCGCGAGGTCGACCTCAGGCGCCGCCTGCCGGCGGGCGTTCGCATGTACACGGGCGACGACTTCAACTACCCGGCGCTCATCGCGGGCGACGAGCACGGCCACAGCGACGCGCTCCTGGGCATCTTCGACGCCATCGCCCCCGCGGCGGCCACCGCCCTCAAGGCGCTCGACGCGGGCGACAGGGAGCGCTACGACGCGGTCCTCGGACCCACGGTGGCGCTCTCGCGCCACATCTTCAAGGCGCCCACCTACTTCTACAAGACGGGCATCGTGTTCCTCGCCTACCTGAACGGCTACCAGGATCACTTCCGCATGGTGGCGGGTCAGGAGTCGGGCCGGTCGCTGCCGCACCTCGCCGAGCTGCTCGTCCTCGCCGACGCGGCCGGGCTCATCGTCGACGGCGAGCTCGCCGCCAGCCGCATGAACGACGTCATGCGCGTGGCCGGCATGGTCGAGGGCTGAGGTGGCGGACGCGGCAGACGCCTTGCGCCGGCTGAGCTTCAACCAGGCCACTATCAACAAGTGGGGCGCGCTGGAGGCCATCGAGGCCTGCGCGCGCCACGGCGTCGGTTGGGTGAGCCTGTGGCGCGAGCCCGTCGCCAAGGACGGGCCGGCCGCCTGTGCCAAGGCGCTCAAGGAGACGGGCCTGCGGGTCTCCAGCCTCTGCCGCGGCGGGTTCTTCCCCGCCGCCACGGCGAGAGAGCGCGAGGAGCGCCTGGCGGAGAACCGCCGCGCCATCGACGAGTGCGCCGAGCTGGGCACCGACGTGCTGGTGCTGGTCTGTGGTGGGCTGCCGGAGGGCAGCCGCGACCTCGACGGCGCCCGGGAGATGGTCCGCGACGGCGTGGCCGCCCTCGTCCCCTACGCCGCCGAGCGCGGGGTCAAGCTCGGCATCGAGCCGCTCCACCCCATGTTCGCCGCCGACCGCAACGTCATCAGCACCCTGACGCTGGCCAACGACATCGCCCTGGGCCTCGCCTCGCCCCAGGTGGGCGTCGTCATCGACGTGTTCCACGTCTGGTGGGACCCCGCCGTCTACCGCGAGATCCGGCGC harbors:
- a CDS encoding Gfo/Idh/MocA family oxidoreductase, translated to NETKVAALAARHGLSRWSTDLEACLAEPELTLYFDAQVTNLRVESVKRAIAAGKDVYCEKPTAESLGEALELARLARAAGVRNGVVQDKLFLPGFMKLKRLIDSGFFGRILSVRGEFGYWVFEGDWQEAQRPSWNYRKEDGGGIIVDMLCHWRYLLDGLFGGVNAVSCLGAIHVPERHDERGKPYAVTADDAAYATFELQGGVIAQINSSWATRVYRDELFVLQVDGTEGSAVAGLRECKAQHRVNTPKPVWNPDVPNPHDFRAQWQDVPDNAVFENAFKVQWEMFLKHLVTGAPFKWDLLEAAKGVQLAELGLESWEQRRWLTVPELVL
- a CDS encoding dihydrodipicolinate synthase family protein, coding for MRVRLPRADGTFYEHELGGGVGFAPPEGGFTSRVAYAAAHVVADPFADNTPGQRAAIDWDATLSYRRHLWRHGFGVAEAMDTAQRGMGLDWEGAKELIRRATAEAKVAGGLIACGAGTDHLTPGPGVGLDDVIAAYEEQCEFVEAQGSRVILMASRALAACAEGPDDYTRVYDRVLSQVAEPVIIHWLGDMFDPALAGYWGSRDLDAASETCLAVLAANAAKVDGIKVSLLDERREVDLRRRLPAGVRMYTGDDFNYPALIAGDEHGHSDALLGIFDAIAPAAATALKALDAGDRERYDAVLGPTVALSRHIFKAPTYFYKTGIVFLAYLNGYQDHFRMVAGQESGRSLPHLAELLVLADAAGLIVDGELAASRMNDVMRVAGMVEG
- a CDS encoding sugar phosphate isomerase/epimerase, producing the protein MSFNQATINKWGALEAIEACARHGVGWVSLWREPVAKDGPAACAKALKETGLRVSSLCRGGFFPAATAREREERLAENRRAIDECAELGTDVLVLVCGGLPEGSRDLDGAREMVRDGVAALVPYAAERGVKLGIEPLHPMFAADRNVISTLTLANDIALGLASPQVGVVIDVFHVWWDPAVYREIRRAADVTLGFHVNDWLVDPPSVLHSRAMMGDGPIELRRLRRAVDMAGYDGPIEVEIFNRDVWAMDPDAVMTTIKERFVSEVM